The stretch of DNA TATTCGCCAGTACGCGAGAGCTTTCGTCGGCTGCAGCAGATCGGCCTGGGCATGGGCCTGGTGGCGTTGCTGATCGTGCTGGTGCTGCAGCGCGTTACCGTGACCCGCTCGCTGCGCCCGCTGGAGCGCGCGCGTCAGCAGATCGCCCAACTACAGCAAGGCCAGCGCTCGCAGCTCGATGCCCAGGTGCCCAGTGAGCTGGCGCCGCTGGTGGGCCAGATCAACCACTTGCTCAGCCACACAGAAGACAGCCTGCGCCGTTCGCGCAATGCCTTGGGCAACCTCGGCCATGCGCTGAAGACTCCGCTGGCGGTGCTGCTCAGCCTGGCCTCCAGCGAGCGCTTGAAAGACTTGCCAGAGGTGCAGGCGCAGCTGCGTGAACAGCTGGAGCAGATCCAGCAGCGCCTGGCCCGCGAGCTGAATCGGGCGCGCCTGGCGGGCGATGCCTTGCCTGGGGCGCAGTTCGATTGTGATGCCGAACTGCCGGGCTTGCTTGCGACCTTGGGCATGATCCATGGCGAGGGCTTGCTGCTTGAGCGCGATGTGCCGCCAGGGCTGCTGTTGCCGTGGGATCGCGAAGACGTACTGGAGCTGCTCGGTAACCTGCTGGACAACGCTTGCAAGTGGGCCGACAGCGAAGTGCGGCTGGGGATTGTGCCGACAGCCGAGGGGTATCGGTTG from Pseudomonas putida encodes:
- a CDS encoding sensor histidine kinase — encoded protein: MKSIQARLSLGLVAVLVMVGVVLAQLTLWLFEAGLQRYLENGLRKESENLLVALVRGPSGLQLDERRISAAYQRPFSGYYFRIDFDQGTWRSRSLWDLDMPKPAAPGLSDSHELGPEGQQLLALRADYRRLGQNISISVAQDYSPVRESFRRLQQIGLGMGLVALLIVLVLQRVTVTRSLRPLERARQQIAQLQQGQRSQLDAQVPSELAPLVGQINHLLSHTEDSLRRSRNALGNLGHALKTPLAVLLSLASSERLKDLPEVQAQLREQLEQIQQRLARELNRARLAGDALPGAQFDCDAELPGLLATLGMIHGEGLLLERDVPPGLLLPWDREDVLELLGNLLDNACKWADSEVRLGIVPTAEGYRLWVDDDGPGIPESQRLQVLERGSRLDEQVDGHGLGLGIVRDIVEAWGGRLALLESTLGGLRVSIELPRKSR